From Phragmites australis chromosome 5, lpPhrAust1.1, whole genome shotgun sequence, a single genomic window includes:
- the LOC133919709 gene encoding protein TIC 20-v, chloroplastic-like, giving the protein MASAVSLLLLSSPRSLHRASPSHLLSTPHRRVSLTGSIAAPRPLAVAPRASNNNDNSGAVEAPDRLVAAVAYLYPFLDGAHHGRFLLAQFPFFSALLRPLAPAARLFHSSPFTPFLLFLTLYFAIVRNQQAFSRFVRFNAMQAVALDVLLIFPDLLAQSFAPSTGGGVGFEIFQSMESTIFLFLFVCLVYGGGACLLGKTPRLPIVADAAERQVM; this is encoded by the coding sequence ATGGCATCCGCCGTttcgctgctcctcctctcgtcCCCGCGCTCGCTCCACCGCGCGAGCCCGTCCCACCTCCTCAGCACCCCGCACCGGCGGGTTTCCCTCACCGGCTCCATCGCGGCCCCCCGCCCCCTCGCCGTCGCGCCGCGCGCCtccaacaacaacgacaacagCGGCGCGGTGGAGGCGCCCGACCGCCTCGTGGCCGCGGTCGCCTACCTCTATCCGTTCCTCGACGGCGCCCACCACGGCCGCTTCCTCCTCGCGCAGTTCCCCTTCTTCAGCGCGCTCCTCCGCCCGCTGGCCCCCGCCGCGCGCCTCTTCCACTCCTCGCCGTTCACGcctttcctcctcttcctcacgcTCTACTTCGCCATCGTGCGCAACCAGCAGGCATTCTCCCGCTTCGTCCGCTTCAACGCCATGCAGGCCGTCGCGCTCGACGTGCTGCTCATCTTCCCCGACCTGCTCGCGCAGTCCTTCGCGCCCTCCACGGGCGGCGGGGTCGGGTTCGAGATCTTCCAGAGCATGGAGAGCACTATCTTCCTCTTCCTATTCGTCTGCTTGGTGTACGGAGGTGGCGCGTGCCTGCTCGGGAAGACGCCACGGCTGCCCATCGTCGCTGATGCAGCCGAGCGCCAGGTGATGTGA
- the LOC133919706 gene encoding uncharacterized protein LOC133919706 encodes MDLWERARAFAGEAAKRSQELSAEAAKRSSALVTETAKKSKEIFSETASKSRDIAAEATKQADLLAGQIKHLASDLPVPSIPPIPSAVAPEPDAAELERYGIANDLRDFVKGMTINTFRDFPLQDEPVMSDVPTVSNVRQDLNEWQARHATLVLSAVKEISKFRYELCPRYMKERKFWRIYFLLVNNYIALFEKKYFDELKVKAEEEKKDPQKEVSQTTEATTAEEKDTKVPSKTSTSTNPEHDLDVFLLGDLGSDDEGPDGGGDGLDDDFDKIDSTSGLESDDNEKNPAAGKAEDTK; translated from the exons ATGGATCTCTGGGAGAGGGCCCGGGCCTTCGCCGGCGAGGCGGCCAAGCGGTCGCAGGAGCTGTCGGCGGAGGCGGCCAAGCGTTCGTCGGCGCTGGTCACGGAGACGGCGAAGAAGTCCAAGGAGATCTTCTCGGAGACCGCCTCCAAGTCGCGGGATATCGCCGCCGAGGCCACCAAGCAGGCCGACCTCCTCGCCGGGCAGATCAAGCACCTCGCCTCCGACCTCCCCGTGCCCTCGATCCCGCCCATCCCCTCCGCCGTGGCGCCGGAGCCCGACGCCGCCGAGCTCGAGCGCTACGGCATCGCCAACGACCTCCGCGACTTCGTCAAGGGCATGACCATAAACACCTTCCGCGACTTCCCCTTGCAAG ATGAGCCGGTGATGTCGGATGTGCCCACGGTGTCGAATGTGCGTCAGGATCTGAATGAGTGGCAGGCCAGGCATGCCACACTCGTCCTCTCGGCCGTCAAG GAAATTTCAAAGTTCAGATATGAGCTATGCCCAAGATACATGAAAGAGCGTAAATTTTGGCGGATTTATTTTTTGCTAGTAAACAATTACATAGCCCT TTTtgagaagaaatattttgacgaGCTGAAAGTGAaagcagaggaggaaaaaaaggATCCCCAGAAGGAAGTATCCCAGACCACAGAAGCTACAACTGCAGAAGAGAAAGACACAAAAGTGCCAAGCAAGACTTCTACTTCAACAAATCCGGAGCATGATCTGGATGTATTTCTTCTGGGAGATCTGGGCAGTGACGATGAGGGTCCTG atggtggtggtgatgggcTAGATGATGACTTTGATAAGATTGACAGTACCTCA GGATTGGAGAGTGATGACAATGAGAAAAATCCAGCAGCAGGAAAGGCAGAAGATACAAAGTAG